In Miscanthus floridulus cultivar M001 chromosome 8, ASM1932011v1, whole genome shotgun sequence, the sequence cggacctggagcagctccatgagcttcaggccaagctcgaacaagaccgactccttctgcagcagctccaagacactctcgagcaagagtagcggggtcacggtgatggcggagTAGCCTGGCGAAGGGCTCGCGatgtcaaccaccgcatcaacaacgacaaagcgggcgagcaaccccctatcttcaaccacgctagccagaacatcgcagtGGTGGCAATGTTGCTCTagacgatgcccgagccctctaccacggaggggcgatgggCTCACGGCAAGCTCTGAGACCTCCTTGAGACTACCGCAGTGCAGTAGGCcaaaagttccgcctctcgaTGGTGCAGAGGTGCCTCGAAACATCCCACGACACCGCCTTGGTAGGACAAGGAGGCCTTGGTTCATCCTGAGCCCGCTCGAGCCCCAATGGCCAATAGGGTCCCCTCGGTGCATGACCGTCTCGGTGgccgacgcgaggcgcaaggcgaccatgatgtggccagcaggcgatgacgccacgacaatgaggggtccgcccgaggctaccatccacGCTGAGGTGGCCGctatgatagtggggaggaccgcattCCTTCTCCTGAGCCACTTGGCCCTCGAGTCTCTAGCAGAGCTATCCACACTGCTCATTTCCCCGTCCGGTTTcaacaaccggccaacctcatgaaatacagcggtgagaccaatcCTAAACTTTGGctagccgattaccgcctggcttgttagctaggcggcgcagacgatgacctgctcatcatccacaacctcctgTTGTTCCTAACAGACTCAGCgcaagcctggctcgaacacctccctccctcatagatccacaactggcccgacttggtaaaggtcttcgtcgggaatttttagggcacatacgtgcgccctgggaactcctgggacctcaagagttgtcgccaggggCCAGACGAGTCACTCCGAGACTTCATCTggtgcttctccaagcaatgcaccaagTTGCCCAGCATCAGCGACTCAAaaatcatccaggctttcctctatggcaccacctgccgagacctggtctgagagttaggccggaacgtgccgACCTTGGCGGCCgccctcctcgacatcgccaccaactttgcctcgggtgaagaggctgtcggagccatcttccccgataaTGAAGCCAAGGGGaagtggagggacgaggcccccgaggcctcggctccccacctccccaagaaaaagaagaagggtcaccaggggaagcaaGAAGTCCTCGAGGCCAGCCTAGTCGTAGccgcagagcgcaagaatccctaaggccctagaggccccgggctcttcaacgatatgcttaagaaaccctgcccttaccaccagggcctggtgaagcacaccctcgaggagtgcaccatgctctggtGTTACTACACCAAGCTtgggctccccaacgacgatgccaagaagaggggcgcTGGTGATAGGGATGATGAcaaggatgatgggttccccgaggtgcacaatgccttcatgatcttcagcGGGCCTTTAGCGTGCCTCACGGcatgccagcgaaagagggagcaccgggaggtcttctcggtgaaggtggccactcctcggtacctcaaatggtctcgggaggcgatcacctttgatcaggatgaccaccctaATTATGTCTCGAACCCTATGCAGTACCCACttatcgtcgaccccatcatcggcaacacccgactcactaAGGCGTTGATGgttggaggcagcggcctcaacatcctctacgccaacaccctagagctccttgaGCTTGACCAGTCATAGCTCTGAGGTGATGccatgcctttccatggcatcatgccaggaaaacacacgtgacccctcgggcgcatcgacctacccatctactttggtactccctccaactactgcaaggaggtcctcaccttcaaggtggttgggttcaagggaacgtaccatgccatcctagggcagccgtgctacgctaagttcatgggggtccccaactacacctacctcaagctcaagatgccgggccccaacggcgtcatcactattGAGTCCACATACAAGCATGCATATGACTACGacatcgaatgcatcgagtacgctgaggctctcatggaggctgAGACCCTAATTGTCAACCTCGATCGGCTTCGTAGCGAGacacctgactccaagcatcgtgtTAGGACTTTTGAGCCCACAGAGGCTGTCAAGCTCATCCTGGTTGACCCCATCTACCCTGACGACCGGGCGGTGAGgatcagcaccaccctcgacatcaaataggaagccatgctcatcgacttctTTGCACAAATGCCGATGTATTCGCATGgtgtccctcggacatgctaggcataccgagggaggtcaccgagcacgccttggacatcccgGCTGACtacagaccggtgaagcagcgcttgcgccgattcaatgaggaaaagcatagggccatcggtgaggaggtgcagaagcttttggcaactggattcatcaaggaagtatcccatccggagtggttagctaatcctatattagttaagaagaaaaatgggaagcggagaatgtgtgtagactacaccaggtctgaataaagcatgtccaaaagtccctttcccattacctcgaatcaaccaaatcatcgactccactacgggatgtgaaaccctatccttccttgatgcgtattccggttaccatcaaatcaagatgaaagaatccgaccagctcgcaacttctttcatcacaccatttggcatgtactgctatgtgactatgtcgttcggcctcaaaaacataggggccacataccagcggtgcatgacccaggtctttggcgagcacatcaggtgaaccatcgaggcctacgtggatgacatcatggtcaagtctaggaaggccagtgatctcatcaatgacttggagatagccttcaaatgccttagagagaagggcatcaagctcaaccccgaaaagtgtgtcttcggggttccccaaggcatgctcttgggattcatagtctcagaacatggcatcgaggccaacctagagaaggtcttggacatgaccaacatgggaccgatctaagacctcaagggagtatagagggttatgggatgccttgtggtcctgagtcgcttcatctcgcaccttagcgaaaaaggcttgcctctgtaccgcctcttgaggaaatcagaacacttttcttggacccccaaggccaaagaagcccttgccaagctcaaggcattgctcaccaatcctcctgtcctAGTACCGCTAGCCAAGGgcaaggccctcttactctacgtcactgcaacgacccaggtggtcagcgcggccatggTGGTTGAGAGgtaggaagaagggcatgctctacccatccaacaacctatttacttcattagcgaagtgctctccgagaccaagacacgctacccccacatcttgaaactgatctacgccatagttttggctcgacgcaagctacgtcactactttgagtcccacccggtgaccgtggtgttgtctttccccctaggagagataatccataaccgagaggccttgggtaggatagccaagtgggccattgaactcatgggggaagccctgtctttcaCGTCttgaaaagcaattaaatcctaggtcttggccgattttgtggctaagtggaccgacacccaactgccacctgctcaagtccaggcggaatgctggtccatgtacttcgacgggtccctaatgaagaccggggcaggcgcgggtctgctcttcatctcacccctcggagtgcacatgcactacatgatttggctccacttcaccacctccaacaacgcagctgagtacgaagccctcgtcaatggcttgcagatcgccatcaaacttggagtGCGGCGTCTCGACATATGGGGCGATTCATAGCTCGTCATTGATCAAGTGGTGAAGGAGTTGAACTACCATGACACCAAAATGGAGGTATACTACAAGTTGGtacatcgcctagaagacaagttcgacggtctcgaactcaaccacatcacgtGGAAATTTAATGAAGCcacggacgaactagcaaagatggcatcaGCACGGTCTCGATCCCCCCAAACGTCTTCACTAGAgatctccacaagccttccatcgactatgcctcagCGACAGAAGAAGGCCCACCGGTTGAGCCCACTGCAGGGCCCAAGGCCCCATCTATCACAGAGACCCCTTTGGCCGatcctgaggtcatggaagtcaacatggagcctcctgaggccaaccagggcatggactagtgagtcctgttccttgattggctcattcgaggagagcttcccatagacaggaccgaagcccgacagCTTGCGCAATGAGCCAAGACTTATGTCCTCAGCAATGGTGAGTTGTATAGgcaaagcccatctggcgtcctccaacgatgcatcactaccgaggcaggtcaagccctactttgggactttcACGCGGGAGCCTgcaggcaccatgcggcgcctcgaacGCTTGTCAGAAacaccttccgccaagggttctactggccaacgacagttgctgacgccaccaagctagtacgctcctgcgagggatgccagtactatgtgtGGCAGACGCTCCTCCCAGCCCatgccctccagaccatccccattacatggccattcgtcATGTGGGGGCTCAACaaggttgggcctctacagaaggcccccgggggctacacccatctgctagtagcaattgataagttctccaagtggattgaggctcatccgatcaattaaatcaagttcgagcaagcggtgctgttcttcactgatatcatccataggtttggggttccgaacaccatcatcactgacaatgggatgCAATTCactggccacaagttcctgacgttctatgacaaccaccacatccgtgtggcctggtcaacCATAGgtcaccctaggacaaacggccaagtagagcgtgcgaatggcatgatcctacagggcctgaagccaagaatatacaaccggttgaagaaatttggcaagaaatggcttgccaaactcccgtcagtcatctagagtctgaggaacaccccgagccgagccatggggttcacaccgttcttcctggtctatggagctgaggccatcctccccactgacctaGAGTATGGCTCCCCGAGACTATAGGCCTACaacaagcaaagcaaccgcactacccgcaaagatgccctcgaccaactggaggaagcccaagacattgtgctactacattcggccaagtaccagcaagccctatgacgcTATCAAGCCCAGCGCA encodes:
- the LOC136469899 gene encoding uncharacterized protein, with amino-acid sequence MGVPNYTYLKLKMPGPNGVITIESTYKHAYDYDIECIEYAEALMEAETLIVNLDRLRSETPDSKHRVRTFEPTEAVKLILVDPIYPDDRAVRISTTLDIK